Proteins from one Pontibacter korlensis genomic window:
- a CDS encoding efflux RND transporter permease subunit, producing MISDVFIRRPVTSIVISIVIVLVGLLAMMNLPITQYPDISPPTVSVSANYTGADAQTVEQTVATPVETQINGTPGMAYITSTNTSTGQMNMSVTFEVGTDIDIATLDVQNRASIAEPSLPEEVRRLGVTVRKRNPSIMMVIGIFSPNGTHDIQYLDNYTNIFVRDALLRVPGVGDINALGQDFSMRVWLKPDKLAQYNISTGEITAAIQEQNLQVAAGTVGAKPQHDTQAFQYPITVRGRLQTQEEFGNIIVRTNPADGSLVYLRDVARLEFGRFDYGRSATINGKPSAILLMYQAPGSNALETAEGVYAALDELKASFPADVDYVVSFETVTVVQVSINEVVHTLVEALVLVIIVVFLFLQSWRATLVPILAIPVSIIGTFIFFIPLGFTINTLTLFGFVLAIGIVVDDAIVVVEAVQHYIDHERLSAREATRKAMKDITAPVIAIALILAAVFIPVGFIPGIVGRLYQQFAITIAISVLISAFVALTLTPALCSLMLKPMNVNKDSRGLNKFFYLFNNWFAKTTDSYSRGVRKSIKATPLILVLLVCLYVGTVGLFATKPTGFIPTEDEGRLFIAIELPEGSSATRTESLLAELGEIMADIPAVRNYTAIGGLNAINFSFKSNSGTIFLQLQPWDQRQNESEQLEGVMATLNQRFAAIKEANIRVVAPPAIPGLGQSGGFSFMLEQRAGGGDLKEFEATLGQFLGAANARPEIAMAYSFFNTRTPGYQVEVDREKAKQLGVNIADVYSTMSSLMGSRYINDFTRYGRNFRVVAQADTSYRMDIQDLNQYYVMNRQGESVPLGALVTSKVVENPAVISHYNLFRSAEVMGSAAPGYSSGQALQALQEVAAQVLPAGYGYDFSGLSREEIAAGSSTIYIFSLSIILVLLLLAALYESWSVPFSILFAIPLGMFGAILALTLLPKLDNNVYAQIGMITLIGLAAKNAILIVEFAKERVDRGMELIEATIEAVILRLRPILMTSLAFILGVVPLALATGAGAVSRQTIGWVVIGGMLAATFLAIFVVPVLYVVITRLAYGKKGLAALREQGNNRPDEDEGGDPAYVNPHNS from the coding sequence ATGATTTCAGATGTATTTATAAGAAGGCCCGTCACCTCCATCGTGATCTCTATTGTGATCGTGCTGGTAGGTTTGCTGGCTATGATGAATTTGCCTATCACGCAGTACCCGGACATCTCTCCTCCTACTGTGTCTGTATCGGCAAACTATACCGGTGCTGATGCACAGACGGTGGAACAGACGGTAGCTACCCCGGTAGAAACGCAGATTAACGGTACGCCAGGCATGGCTTATATCACTTCTACCAACACAAGTACGGGTCAGATGAACATGTCCGTAACGTTTGAGGTGGGTACTGATATTGATATTGCTACGCTGGATGTGCAGAACCGTGCCAGTATAGCCGAGCCTAGCTTGCCGGAAGAAGTGCGCCGCTTAGGTGTTACCGTTCGTAAGCGTAACCCAAGTATCATGATGGTGATTGGTATTTTCTCACCAAACGGCACCCATGATATTCAGTACCTGGACAACTACACCAACATCTTCGTGCGTGATGCCTTGCTTCGTGTACCAGGTGTGGGTGACATTAACGCACTGGGTCAGGACTTCAGTATGCGTGTGTGGCTGAAGCCAGATAAGCTGGCACAGTATAACATCAGCACCGGCGAGATTACGGCAGCCATTCAGGAGCAAAACCTTCAGGTAGCAGCCGGTACAGTGGGTGCCAAGCCACAGCACGATACGCAGGCTTTCCAGTACCCTATTACGGTTAGAGGCCGCCTGCAAACACAGGAAGAGTTCGGAAATATTATCGTGCGAACAAATCCGGCTGATGGTAGCCTGGTATACTTAAGGGATGTAGCCAGATTAGAGTTTGGCCGTTTCGACTATGGTCGTTCAGCTACAATCAATGGCAAACCTTCAGCAATTCTGCTGATGTACCAGGCACCGGGAAGTAACGCTCTGGAAACAGCAGAAGGCGTTTATGCTGCACTTGATGAACTTAAAGCATCTTTCCCGGCAGACGTAGATTACGTGGTTTCTTTCGAGACTGTAACTGTAGTGCAGGTGTCTATCAACGAGGTGGTGCACACGCTGGTAGAGGCGCTGGTACTGGTAATTATAGTGGTTTTCCTGTTCCTGCAGAGCTGGAGAGCAACCCTTGTTCCGATTCTAGCTATTCCGGTTTCGATCATCGGCACCTTCATCTTTTTCATCCCACTAGGCTTTACAATCAACACGCTTACCCTGTTTGGCTTCGTATTGGCCATCGGTATCGTGGTGGACGACGCCATTGTGGTGGTGGAAGCGGTGCAGCATTATATAGACCATGAGCGGCTTTCTGCCAGGGAGGCAACGCGTAAAGCGATGAAGGATATTACGGCTCCGGTTATTGCCATTGCCTTGATTCTTGCTGCGGTATTTATTCCGGTAGGCTTTATACCTGGTATCGTAGGCCGACTGTATCAGCAGTTCGCAATCACGATTGCGATCTCTGTACTTATCTCTGCCTTCGTGGCCCTTACGCTTACGCCTGCGCTTTGCTCGCTGATGCTGAAGCCAATGAATGTGAACAAGGACTCCAGAGGTTTGAACAAGTTCTTCTACCTGTTCAACAACTGGTTTGCCAAAACAACAGACTCATACTCCAGAGGTGTACGCAAGAGTATAAAAGCTACTCCGCTGATCCTTGTCCTGCTTGTTTGCTTGTATGTTGGTACAGTAGGCTTGTTTGCAACAAAACCAACAGGCTTTATTCCAACAGAGGACGAAGGACGACTGTTTATTGCGATAGAACTACCTGAGGGTTCTTCTGCTACCAGAACAGAATCTTTGCTGGCTGAGCTGGGAGAGATTATGGCGGACATTCCTGCTGTAAGAAACTACACTGCTATTGGTGGTCTGAATGCCATTAACTTCTCCTTTAAGTCAAATAGTGGTACAATCTTCCTGCAGCTACAGCCGTGGGATCAGCGCCAGAATGAGTCGGAGCAGTTAGAGGGTGTAATGGCTACTTTAAATCAGCGCTTTGCTGCTATCAAGGAAGCGAATATACGCGTAGTGGCTCCACCTGCTATCCCAGGTCTTGGTCAGTCAGGCGGTTTTAGCTTTATGCTGGAGCAAAGAGCCGGTGGTGGTGACCTGAAGGAATTTGAGGCTACCCTTGGTCAGTTCCTAGGCGCAGCCAATGCCCGCCCTGAGATTGCCATGGCCTATAGCTTCTTCAATACCCGCACACCTGGATACCAGGTAGAGGTTGACCGCGAAAAAGCGAAGCAGTTGGGCGTAAACATTGCTGATGTATACTCTACCATGTCATCGCTGATGGGTAGCCGCTACATCAACGACTTCACCCGCTACGGCAGAAACTTTAGAGTGGTAGCTCAGGCTGATACGTCTTATAGAATGGACATCCAGGACCTGAATCAATACTATGTAATGAACCGCCAGGGTGAGTCAGTGCCATTAGGTGCTCTGGTAACTTCTAAGGTAGTGGAGAACCCAGCAGTAATTTCGCACTACAACCTGTTCCGCTCTGCGGAGGTAATGGGTAGCGCGGCTCCAGGCTACAGTAGTGGTCAGGCACTGCAGGCCCTGCAGGAGGTAGCTGCACAGGTGCTACCAGCTGGCTATGGCTACGACTTCTCCGGCCTAAGCCGCGAAGAGATAGCAGCAGGAAGCAGTACGATCTACATCTTCTCGCTTTCGATCATACTGGTTCTGCTCTTGTTGGCAGCCTTGTATGAAAGCTGGTCGGTTCCTTTCTCTATCCTGTTTGCCATTCCGTTGGGTATGTTCGGTGCTATTCTGGCCCTGACACTGCTACCTAAGCTGGATAACAACGTGTATGCCCAGATTGGTATGATCACGCTGATAGGTCTGGCTGCGAAGAACGCCATTCTGATTGTGGAATTCGCCAAAGAACGTGTAGACCGTGGTATGGAGCTGATAGAAGCGACAATAGAGGCAGTTATTCTGCGTCTGCGTCCGATCCTGATGACTTCACTGGCCTTCATACTTGGTGTGGTTCCGCTGGCCTTGGCAACTGGTGCAGGTGCCGTGTCGCGCCAGACAATTGGATGGGTAGTAATCGGCGGTATGTTGGCCGCCACGTTCCTGGCTATCTTTGTGGTACCGGTATTGTATGTGGTTATTACAAGACTAGCCTACGGTAAGAAAGGCTTAGCTGCTCTGCGCGAGCAAGGCAACAACAGGCCAGATGAGGATGAAGGCGGAGATCCTGCCTATGTTAACCCTCACAATTCGTAA
- a CDS encoding SDR family oxidoreductase produces the protein MMKAEPMLKEGALKGKTVVVTGGGTGLGRSMVKYFLELGANAVICSRKLEVLEQAAKELQAETGGQVLPIACDVRKYNEIEGMLKAALDRFGRVDTLVNNAAGNFVSPTERLSHKAFDVITDIVLKGSYNCTLALGKHWIEQKQEASILNIVTTYAWTGSGYVVPSACAKAGVLAMTRSLASEWAKYGIRSNAIAPGPFPTEGAWTRLFPKQLTDKLDPVKRIPVGRFGEHQELANLAAYLVSDYASFVNGEVVTIDGGEWLYGAGEFNAFDAVPQEMWDEVEKQVRGKGK, from the coding sequence ATGATGAAAGCTGAACCAATGCTAAAAGAGGGTGCCTTGAAAGGTAAAACCGTTGTTGTAACCGGTGGCGGAACAGGTTTGGGACGCTCTATGGTAAAATATTTTCTGGAACTGGGTGCCAATGCTGTTATCTGCAGCAGAAAACTGGAGGTACTGGAGCAGGCAGCAAAGGAACTTCAGGCTGAGACGGGAGGGCAGGTTTTGCCTATAGCCTGCGATGTGCGCAAGTATAACGAAATTGAAGGTATGCTGAAAGCTGCGTTGGACCGGTTTGGTAGGGTAGATACACTGGTGAATAACGCCGCGGGTAACTTTGTGAGCCCTACTGAGCGCCTGAGCCATAAAGCCTTTGATGTAATTACAGACATTGTGCTGAAGGGTAGCTACAACTGCACTCTGGCCTTGGGTAAGCATTGGATTGAACAGAAACAGGAGGCATCCATACTGAATATTGTCACCACCTATGCCTGGACAGGATCAGGATATGTTGTACCATCTGCCTGTGCCAAAGCTGGCGTGCTAGCCATGACACGCTCGCTGGCCTCTGAGTGGGCAAAGTATGGTATCCGTTCCAATGCCATCGCTCCAGGGCCTTTCCCTACAGAAGGTGCCTGGACACGCCTTTTCCCGAAACAGCTAACAGATAAGCTGGATCCTGTAAAGCGCATACCAGTTGGTCGCTTTGGGGAGCACCAGGAGTTGGCGAATTTAGCAGCATACTTAGTATCAGATTATGCCTCTTTTGTGAATGGCGAAGTGGTAACCATAGATGGCGGTGAGTGGCTGTATGGGGCAGGAGAATTCAACGCTTTTGATGCTGTGCCGCAGGAGATGTGGGATGAGGTTGAAAAACAGGTAAGAGGGAAGGGAAAATAA
- a CDS encoding nuclease A inhibitor family protein, giving the protein MNREQLQQELMQAVDGLLMHSEIDAPFEFVYLEVQPGKELDAAELAEYAGKPSGMKVEIKGLEEFLHQFKSINSDERQSTPEGKEAHHKLTTVLNQHLQDIKVYCITQIGTEVYILGRAQDGNYAGLRTMVVQDEATIEEGEE; this is encoded by the coding sequence ATGAACAGAGAACAGTTACAGCAAGAGCTGATGCAGGCAGTAGATGGCTTGTTGATGCACAGCGAAATAGATGCTCCTTTTGAATTTGTGTACCTGGAGGTGCAGCCAGGCAAGGAGCTGGACGCTGCAGAACTGGCAGAGTATGCAGGAAAGCCGTCTGGTATGAAGGTAGAAATAAAAGGATTGGAGGAATTCCTGCATCAATTCAAAAGTATAAATTCTGATGAGCGGCAAAGTACACCAGAAGGAAAAGAAGCTCATCACAAGTTAACAACCGTTCTGAACCAGCACCTGCAGGATATAAAAGTTTACTGTATTACCCAGATAGGAACAGAGGTATACATTCTGGGCAGAGCTCAGGATGGTAACTATGCTGGCTTACGAACGATGGTTGTACAGGATGAGGCTACAATAGAAGAAGGTGAAGAGTGA